Part of the Vibrio penaeicida genome is shown below.
TCCACATCATCCATCATTAGCGTTTCTAAGATGATTTCGTCATCGTCGCCTTTGAACTGGAATACCGCTTGATGATCAAACATGTGAGAAACAGAGCCTTCAACACCAATTTTCGCACCGGTTTTCACAAAACACTGGCGAATATCTTGGAAAGTACGGTTACCGTTATCCGTTAGACAATCTACGATCACGCTTGTACCGCCAGGTCCAAAACCTTCATAGCGCGCTGGTTGGTAATCTTCACCGCCACCGCCATTCGCTTTATCAAGGGCTTTATCGATAACGTGCGCTGGCACTTGGTCTTTTTTCGCTTTGGTAATCAGATGCTTAAGCGACAGGTTCATGTCTGGGTCTGAACCACCGTTTTTCGCGCATACGTAAATTTCTTTACCGTATTTGGAATAAACTTTAATTTTTGCGCCTGCAGTTTTTGCCATAGAGGCTTTGCGCACTTCAAAACTTCTTCCCATCGGGATGTTCTCTCTGATTCAATTAATGCGAAAGATTGTATACCCAAACCAAGTCAAGATGCTAGATTCAGCGAGATTTGCTTGGCTTTGTTAGGTTTTACAAGGGGCGGCTAAGCCACACCCATAACTCTTTTATACTTTGCTACCGATTGCTCGAATAACTCGACTTCTGATTCCAGCTTCAGTTTCGATTTGTGCTCAACCAACACTTCAGGGCCAGCCTGAGCTTGCTTGATTTTCCACACCAAAAACGAAGCTTGCTTGTCGATTTCTACTTCATTTTTCTCTTCAGAAGGAAGGAGTGAAAGGTTAAACGACATAGTAAGACCTGCATCGATAGTTTGAAAGGGCAAGAATATATCACAGC
Proteins encoded:
- a CDS encoding YebC/PmpR family DNA-binding transcriptional regulator, whose protein sequence is MGRSFEVRKASMAKTAGAKIKVYSKYGKEIYVCAKNGGSDPDMNLSLKHLITKAKKDQVPAHVIDKALDKANGGGGEDYQPARYEGFGPGGTSVIVDCLTDNGNRTFQDIRQCFVKTGAKIGVEGSVSHMFDHQAVFQFKGDDDEIILETLMMDDVDVTDVELEDGVITVFAPHTEFFKTKTALTGAYPDLTMDVEEITFVPQTHTPVAGEDAEKFQKFLDMLDECDDVQQVYHNAELYYQP
- a CDS encoding DUF3283 family protein, whose translation is MSFNLSLLPSEEKNEVEIDKQASFLVWKIKQAQAGPEVLVEHKSKLKLESEVELFEQSVAKYKRVMGVA